The Esox lucius isolate fEsoLuc1 chromosome 5, fEsoLuc1.pri, whole genome shotgun sequence genome includes a region encoding these proteins:
- the LOC105006094 gene encoding cytochrome c oxidase subunit 7A-related protein, mitochondrial-like (The RefSeq protein has 1 substitution compared to this genomic sequence), translated as MTYYKFSGFSQRLTGTAPTLAYSPQGLRPGLPVEPPNMTFATPTKMVSESGAIVEYLGVNKVPDFQRLFQTSDGIPVHLKRGVPDRLLYRTTMALTVGGALYCLVALYIAAQPRKTT; from the exons ATGACATACTACAAGTTCAGCGGTTTCAGTCAGAGGTTGACAGGGTCGGCACCGACCCTAGCCTACAGCCCGCAG GGTCTGAGGCCTGGCTTGCCAGTAGAGCCCCCAAACATGACGTTTGCTACACCCACCAAAATGGTGTCAGAGTCAGGGGCCATTGTGGAGTACCTTGGGGTGAATAAGGTACCAGACTTCCAGAGACTGTTCCAg ACATCAGATGGTATTCCAGTCCACCTCAAGAGAGGTGTTCCTGACAGATTGTTGTACCGCACCACAATGGCTCTGACAGTAGGGGGCGCACTCTACTGCCTTGTGGCTCTCTACATTGCTGCACAACCCAGGAAAACAACTTAA
- the kcng3 gene encoding potassium voltage-gated channel subfamily G member 3, with the protein MKFDEKSVCVLNVGGTRYAFPAEVIRDFPLQRVSRLHTCVTEKEVLEVCDDYDQDRNEFFFDRHAQAFVFIMLYVRSGKLRFVPGVCAISFYSEMLYWGLGSAHLEFCCQRRLDDTGYSEEDLIMRAEENESPSEVEMEQGSGWLEWMRRTFEEPGSSVVAKLLASLSIIFVIVSMVMLCMSTLPDWDTAKQNTVEEHRIVEAVCIGWFTAECVVRFLVAKDKLVFLCQPLNLIDVAAITPYYISMVMSGGTGGLSGVAGVTLRVLRMMRVFWLVKLARHFLGLQTLGLTLRRCRNEMATLAIFLTVATAIYSALAQLLEHGLDPDHRNLDDRSNRGGDYASIPAAAWWAVISMTTVGYGDVYPVTIGGRMLGGLCVVSGIVLLALPITFIYHSFVQCYHELKLRSARYTHTNTH; encoded by the exons ATGAAGTTCGATGAGaaaagtgtctgtgttctgaaCGTGGGGGGTACCCGTTATGCCTTCCCGGCGGAAGTCATCCGTGATTTCCCGCTACAGCGCGTGAGCCGCCTGCACACATGTGTTACAGAGAAAGAAGTTTTGGAGGTCTGCGACGACTACGATCAAGACAGAAACGAGTTCTTCTTCGACCGTCACGCGCAAGCCTTTGTCTTCATTATGCTGTACGTGCGCTCTGGAAAGCTTCGGTTCGTCCCGGGAGTGTGCGCGATCTCATTTTACAGCGAGATGCTGTACTGGGGACTTGGGAGCGCGCATCTGGAGTTCTGTTGCCAGCGGAGACTAGACGACACCGGGTACTCGGAAGAGGACCTGATTATGCGCGCTGAGGAGAACGAGTCACCGAGCGAAGTGGAGATGGAGCaag gttCTGGGTGGCTAGAGTGGATGCGCCGGACATTTGAGGAGCCGGGGTCATCGGTGGTGGCTAAACTCCTTGCCTCACTGTCCATCATCTTTGTAATCGTTTCCATGGTGATGCTGTGCATGAGCACCCTTCCAGACTGGGACACCGCCAAACAAAACACGGTGGAGGagcacag gATTGTGGAGGCGGTGTGTATTGGTTGGTTTACAGCAGAGTGTGTGGTGCGTTTCCTTGTGGCAAAG GACAAGCTGGTCTTCCTGTGTCAGCCACTGAACCTGATCGACGTGGCAGCCATCACACCTTATTACATCTCCATGGTAATGTCAGGTGGGACAGGGGGGTTGTCGGGCGTCGCAGGGGTAACCCTAAGGGTTCTGCGGATGATGCGCGTGTTTTGGCTGGTGAAGCTGGCCAGACACTTCCTGGGCCTGCAAACTCTGGGACTAACACTACGCCGTTGTCGTAATGAGATGGCCACTCTCGCCATCTTCCTCACAGTCGCCACAGCAATATACAGCGCCTTGGCTCAACTCCTGGAACATGGCCTCGACCCGGACCACCGTAACCTTGACGACCGCAGTAACAGAGGAGGAGACTATGCCAGCATCCCAGCTGCTGCCTGGTGGGCTGTTATCTCCATGACGACTGTTGGTTACGGGGACGTTTACCCGGTAACAATTGGCGGGCGCATGCTTGGCGGGCTGTGTGTGGTCAGTGGCATTGTTCTTCTGGCGTTACCAATAACCtttatataccacagctttgTCCAGTGTTACCATGAACTAAAACTCCGTTCTGCtaggtacacacacactaacacacactga